CTTACTGTGATATTTTGTTGGGTAAAGTTAAAATTCAAAAAAACAAATATCAGCGTTGCTTGCACCTGCGTCCCATTTTTGTCTGAGAGACTAAGTAATACAAACTCTACAAAATATTACAGTAATTTTGAGAAAATTTAAAATAAATTAAATACTATGAAAAAGCTTTTTACCTTTTCAGGTATAATATCCTTTCTAAGAGGTATTACGGTGTTAAATATGGTATTTTTGATAAAACCCTTCGTTTTTTCACAAGAAATCATTAATGTCAAATTATCAAAACAGATAAATTTAATTGACCAAATTAATACTACAACAGCTCCATTTAAAACCTTTGATAATTTTGATGATTATCGTAATTATCCCAAAATCTCAAACCGATGGCTTGGAAAATTATATTTTCAAAGAGACCAATTCTGGTATAATGAAAGCACAAAAAATTCAATAGATGCTGAATTTTACAAAAATAAATTGGTAGAGAATCAAGTAGATACTTCACTTTTATCAATGAAAGAAATAAAATGTTACGTAGGGGTTTTTATTGGGGTGGTAGGCAACAAAAAAACTATAGTAGTAGATGCCAATAATAATCATGATTTTTCGGATGATATGTTAATTGAGTATGATATTTCCGATAATTCTAAGTATGATGATGAATATAAAAAACTATTCCCTATTTATAAAATTGAATATGAATACTTCGATAAAAAAACTATCAATAAAGTAGAATATGTTAAGGTCTTTCCTGCACACAAATCGTACACTTACAAAAAAGTTGAAGAAGAAATTAAAGCTATTTATTTTACATCTTTTGGGTATTATTCTGGCGTTTTCAATTATGAAAAACAAACATACAAAGTAGCAATATCGAATCAACGTTCTTGGCCTAAATACGAAATAAAAGGAATTGATTTTAGTATAAAGAAAAAAAATCAGTTACATGTCTATAATGATTGGTTTAAATCTAATCAAAATATAGCAATTGATAATATTAATATTGAAGTACTTGACTATGATTTTATTACTGACAATTTAGTTATAAAAATTTCAAAAAGAACCAATACTTTAGGTTGGCAAGAAGGAGATATATGCC
This Emticicia oligotrophica DSM 17448 DNA region includes the following protein-coding sequences:
- a CDS encoding TlpA family protein disulfide reductase; amino-acid sequence: MKKLFTFSGIISFLRGITVLNMVFLIKPFVFSQEIINVKLSKQINLIDQINTTTAPFKTFDNFDDYRNYPKISNRWLGKLYFQRDQFWYNESTKNSIDAEFYKNKLVENQVDTSLLSMKEIKCYVGVFIGVVGNKKTIVVDANNNHDFSDDMLIEYDISDNSKYDDEYKKLFPIYKIEYEYFDKKTINKVEYVKVFPAHKSYTYKKVEEEIKAIYFTSFGYYSGVFNYEKQTYKVAISNQRSWPKYEIKGIDFSIKKKNQLHVYNDWFKSNQNIAIDNINIEVLDYDFITDNLVIKISKRTNTLGWQEGDICPPIYAKKINKDSVNINNYFSQKDFTVIDFWGSWCKPCLEEMPNMENVYERLKTRSINMISIACEYDTNDYVLAQKIINAKKIGGIKLFEKLNTGITTTLKIDSYPSLILINKEGQIVKRFYGRGMATKLEDFLSK